In Sander lucioperca isolate FBNREF2018 chromosome 21, SLUC_FBN_1.2, whole genome shotgun sequence, the following proteins share a genomic window:
- the card11 gene encoding caspase recruitment domain-containing protein 11 isoform X4 produces the protein MENGTYDDVEALWEKVECKRYELCRTISPAKLTPYLRQCKVLDEQDEDEILNSMLLVSKANRTSRLLDILHTKGERGYVAFLESLEFYYPELYKLVTGKEPTRRFSTIVVEEGHEGLTQFLMNEVMKLQQQSKVKTLQHVELSRKNCTLEDEQKKLRLANQELQAFQQRNNKLREERNTYSDELLRVKDENYKLAMRYATLSEEKNMAVMRSRDLQLEVDQLKHRLNKVEEECKMERRQSLKLKNDIENRPKREQIFELERENEMLKIKLQELQSIIQPGPLPASDKAIVDILEHDRQEALEDRQDLVNRLYNLREEVRQAEELRDKYLEEKEDLELKSSTLQKDCEMYKKRMDTITVQLEEVEKERDQAFRARDEAQHQFSQSLIDKDKYRKQIRELEERSDELHIEMVRKEAKLVTLEARLRRRSKDIALDQSLPRDLPPTIISQAEDFKPIQGQSEWSSDESPEEKLSSEEPRLKRRPNLKAVNRVKSPVCLPKEVNPEATQSAVNGGDFLEIQRRNSNGNSISLPPSPSILMSPIYTPFSLSSSSSCPNPLTSSMVEQSNRPNMLRYRNDSILSTLPEPPEKASLYRREREKEHDFHPRSLSDYDSDNMEMELEDEPHGPPSIHSSSSSHQSEGMDSYDLEQVNNIFRKLSLERPFRPSLSSFSRISASLKPVQELTLLGDNLLRDITLVGGNDSGIFISSVQSGSMAEKAGLREGHHLLLLEGCIRDENQSISLDTSTQEEAHWTLQHCSGPVKLHYRANFDSYRRLQRDLAEGPQVSGDSFYIRVNLNISAQSDSCSLSVRCDEVVHVLDTRHQGHCEWLCARVDPYNGSDLAERGTIPSNSRAQQLLLVKIQKLVCRGGRDENESHRSRSNLQPEEASQSPDPKASPRMSRASIFLTQILQFVSRVDIKYKRMNSSERVRIINSGSTLPRQGFEALRPEDTVDPDSELSRSLNLIPYSPVTPQRTQRRRPVLFSPSALAKTIIQKILNMGGAMDFNICKPDTLSKDEFHLKQNVEPFIHYKEKHATFECITRENIEAVASKGKHCLLEAELSCVKDLLRREIYPIIIYVKICEKNVKKLRKLPLRVESEEEFVKLCRAKLKELEGIPCLYASLEPEAWAGTDDLIKVIKDRILEEQKKTVWVEQDLL, from the exons ATGGAAAACGGGACATATGATGACGTGGAGGCGCTGTGGGAGAAGGTGGAGTGCAAACGTTACGAACTGTGTCGCACCATCTCCCCGGCAAAGCTCACCCCCTACCTCCGCCAGTGCAAAGTCCTGGATGAACAGGACGAGGATGAGATCCTCAACTCCATGCTGCTGGTCTCCAAAGCAAACCGCACAA GCCGTCTACTTGACATCCTGCACACTAAAGGAGAGCGGGGGTATGTGGCGTTTTTGGAAAGTCTGGAATTTTACTACCCTGAACTGTACAAGCTGGTCACAGGGAAGGAGCCCACGAGACGCTTCTCCACCATCGTAG TGGAGGAGGGTCACGAGGGTCTGACCCAGTTCCTGATGAACGAAGTGAtgaagctgcagcagcagtCCAAAGTCAAGACCCTGCAGCATGTGGAGCTCAGCAGGAAGAACTGCACCCTGGAGGATGAGCAGAAGAAGCTACGGCTGGCCAATCAGGAGCTTCAGGCCTTCCAACAGA GGAACAATAAGTTGAGAGAGGAAAGAAACACCTACAGCGACGAGCTGCTGAGGGTGAAGGATGAAAACTACAAACTGGCCATGAGGTACGCCACGCTGAGCGAGGAGAAGAACATGGCTGTGATGAGGAGCCGAGACCTGCAGCTAGAG GTTGATCAGCTGAAGCACAGGCTGAACAAGGTGGAGGAAGAGTGTAAGATGGAGAGGAGGCAGAGTCTCAAGCTGAAGAACGACATTGAGAACCGGCCGAAGAGAGAGCAGATCTTTGAGCTTGAAAGAGAGAACGAAATGCTCAAGATCAAACTACAGGAGCTACAGTCCATCATACAG CCTGGCCCACTACCTGCATCAGACAAGGCCATCGTTGACATTTTGGAGCATGACAGACAGGAAGCACTAGAAGACAGGCAGGATCTGGTCAACCGCCTCTACAACCTCCGCGAAGAAGTCCGACAGGCAGAGGAACTACGAGATAAG tacctggaggagaaggaggatcTGGAGCTGAAGTCCTCCACACTGCAGAAGGACTGTGAGATGTATAAGAAACGCATGGACACCATTACTGTACAGCTAGAGGAGGTGGAGAAGGAGAGGGACCAG GCGTTTCGAGCCAGAGACGAGGCCCAGCACCAATTCTCCCAGAGTCTCATTGACAAAGACAAATATCGCAAGCAGATCAGAGAGCTGGAGGAGAGGAGCGATGAACTCCATATCGAGATGGTACGCAAAGAAGCCAAGCTGGTCACCTTGGAGGCTCGGCTACGACGGCGGTCCAAGGACATTGCTTTGGATCAG AGTTTGCCGAGGGACCTGCCTCCGACCATCATCTCTCAAGCGGAGGACTTTAAACCCATCCAGGGCCAATCAGAATGGTCCAGTGATGAGTCACCAGAGGAGAAGTTGTCATCTGAGGAGCCTCGTCTCAAACGCAGACCCAACCTCAAGGCAGTG AACAGAGTTAAGTCTCCAGTCTGTTTACCCAAAGAAGTCAACCCGGAGGCCACTCAATCTGCAG TCAACGGAGGAGATTTTCTGGAAATCCAGAGGCGAAACTCGAATGGCAACAgcatctccctccctccctccccgaGCATCCTGATGTCCCCCATATATACAcccttctccctctcctcctcctcctcctgccccAACCCACTAACCTCCAGTATGGTGGAACAGTCCAACAGGCCAAATATG CTGCGTTACCGTAACGACAGTATCCTGTCCACACTGCCTGAGCCACCAGAGAAAGCATCGCTTTAccgcagagagagggagaaggaacaTGACTTCCACCCCCGCAG CCTCTCGGACTATGATAGTGACAACATGGAAATGGAGTTGG AGGACGAACCGCACGGCCCACCTTCTATCCACTCATCTTCCTCGTCGCATCAGTCAGAAGGGATGGACAGTTATGACCTGGAGCAGGTCAACAATATCTTCAGGAAACTCTCTCTGGAGCG gCCGTTCCGTCCGTCTCTGTCCTCCTTCTCTAGGATCAGCGCTTCCCTGAAGCCGGTGCAGGAGCTGACGTTACTAGGCGACAACCTGCTGAGGGACATAACTTTGGTAGGTGGCAACGACAGCGGGATTTTCATCTCTTCTGTCCAGTCGGGCTCCATGGCTGAGAAGGCGGGGCTACGAGAGGGCCATCACCTCCTATTG CTTGAGGGCTGCATACGTGATGAGAACCAAAGCATTTCATTGGATACCAGCACTCAGGAAGAAGCCCATTGGACGCTGCAGCACTGCTCTGGACCAGTCAAGTTGCACTATCGAGCAAACTTTGACT CCTATCGTCGTCTTCAGAGGGACTTGGCGGAAGGCCCGCAGGTTTCTGGCGACTCCTTCTACATACGGGTCAACCTCAACATCTCCGCCCAATCAGACAGCTGCTCTCTGAGTGTGCGCTGTGATGAGGTGGTGCACGTGCTGGACACCAGGCACCAGGGCCACTGTGAGTGGCTATGCGCTCGTGTCGACCCCTACAACGGCTCCGACTTGGCCGAACGTGGCACCATACCCAGCAACTCACG ggcccAGCAGCTGCTCCTGGTAAAAATTCAGAAGTTAGTGTGTCGAGGCGGGAGAGATGAGAATGAAAGCCATCGCAGTAGG AGCAATTTACAGCCAGAAGAAGCCAGCCAGTCACCTGATCCTAAAGCCAGCCCACGCATGTCTAGAGCCAGCATCTTCCTCACTCAAATACTACAG TTTGTCAGCAGGGTGGATATCAAGTACAAGCGAATGAACAGCAGTGAGCGTGTGAGGATCATCAATTCAGGCAGTACACTACCCAGACAAGGTTTTGAGGCTCTTAGACCAGAAG ACACTGTCGACCCAGACAGTGAGCTGAGCAGGAGTTTGAACCTGATTCCCTACAGTCCCGTCACCCCCCAGCGGACCCAGAGGAGAAGACCGGTCCTGTTCTCTCCCAGTGCTCTAGCCAAAACCATTATCCAGAAAATACTCAACATGGGGGGAGCCATGGACTTTAATATCTGCAAACCAG ACACCCTGTCCAAAGACGAGTTTCATCTGAAACAGAATGTGGAGCCCTTCATTCACTACAAAGAGAAACACgccacatttgaatgcatcacCCGAGAAAACATAGAGGCTGTTGCTTCTAAG GGCAAACACTGCCTGCTGGAGGCTGAGCTGAGCTGCGTCAAAGACCTTCTGCGGAGAGAAATCTACCCAATCATTATCTACGTCAAGATCTGTGAGAAGAATGTCAAGAAGCTACG GAAGTTGCCTCTGCGCGTGGAGTCAGAGGAAGAGTTTGTGAAGTTGTGTCG
- the card11 gene encoding caspase recruitment domain-containing protein 11 isoform X2, giving the protein MENGTYDDVEALWEKVECKRYELCRTISPAKLTPYLRQCKVLDEQDEDEILNSMLLVSKANRTSRLLDILHTKGERGYVAFLESLEFYYPELYKLVTGKEPTRRFSTIVVEEGHEGLTQFLMNEVMKLQQQSKVKTLQHVELSRKNCTLEDEQKKLRLANQELQAFQQRNNKLREERNTYSDELLRVKDENYKLAMRYATLSEEKNMAVMRSRDLQLEVDQLKHRLNKVEEECKMERRQSLKLKNDIENRPKREQIFELERENEMLKIKLQELQSIIQPGPLPASDKAIVDILEHDRQEALEDRQDLVNRLYNLREEVRQAEELRDKYLEEKEDLELKSSTLQKDCEMYKKRMDTITVQLEEVEKERDQAFRARDEAQHQFSQSLIDKDKYRKQIRELEERSDELHIEMVRKEAKLVTLEARLRRRSKDIALDQSLPRDLPPTIISQAEDFKPIQGQSEWSSDESPEEKLSSEEPRLKRRPNLKAVNRVKSPVCLPKEVNPEATQSAALSVNGGDFLEIQRRNSNGNSISLPPSPSILMSPIYTPFSLSSSSSCPNPLTSSMVEQSNRPNMLRYRNDSILSTLPEPPEKASLYRREREKEHDFHPRSLSDYDSDNMEMELEDEPHGPPSIHSSSSSHQSEGMDSYDLEQVNNIFRKLSLERPFRPSLSSFSRISASLKPVQELTLLGDNLLRDITLVGGNDSGIFISSVQSGSMAEKAGLREGHHLLLLEGCIRDENQSISLDTSTQEEAHWTLQHCSGPVKLHYRANFDSYRRLQRDLAEGPQVSGDSFYIRVNLNISAQSDSCSLSVRCDEVVHVLDTRHQGHCEWLCARVDPYNGSDLAERGTIPSNSRAQQLLLVKIQKLVCRGGRDENESHRSRSNLQPEEASQSPDPKASPRMSRASIFLTQILQFVSRVDIKYKRMNSSERVRIINSGSTLPRQGFEALRPEDTVDPDSELSRSLNLIPYSPVTPQRTQRRRPVLFSPSALAKTIIQKILNMGGAMDFNICKPDTLSKDEFHLKQNVEPFIHYKEKHATFECITRENIEAVASKGKHCLLEAELSCVKDLLRREIYPIIIYVKICEKNVKKLRKLPLRVESEEEFVKLCRAKLKELEGIPCLYASLEPEAWAGTDDLIKVIKDRILEEQKKTVWVEQDLL; this is encoded by the exons ATGGAAAACGGGACATATGATGACGTGGAGGCGCTGTGGGAGAAGGTGGAGTGCAAACGTTACGAACTGTGTCGCACCATCTCCCCGGCAAAGCTCACCCCCTACCTCCGCCAGTGCAAAGTCCTGGATGAACAGGACGAGGATGAGATCCTCAACTCCATGCTGCTGGTCTCCAAAGCAAACCGCACAA GCCGTCTACTTGACATCCTGCACACTAAAGGAGAGCGGGGGTATGTGGCGTTTTTGGAAAGTCTGGAATTTTACTACCCTGAACTGTACAAGCTGGTCACAGGGAAGGAGCCCACGAGACGCTTCTCCACCATCGTAG TGGAGGAGGGTCACGAGGGTCTGACCCAGTTCCTGATGAACGAAGTGAtgaagctgcagcagcagtCCAAAGTCAAGACCCTGCAGCATGTGGAGCTCAGCAGGAAGAACTGCACCCTGGAGGATGAGCAGAAGAAGCTACGGCTGGCCAATCAGGAGCTTCAGGCCTTCCAACAGA GGAACAATAAGTTGAGAGAGGAAAGAAACACCTACAGCGACGAGCTGCTGAGGGTGAAGGATGAAAACTACAAACTGGCCATGAGGTACGCCACGCTGAGCGAGGAGAAGAACATGGCTGTGATGAGGAGCCGAGACCTGCAGCTAGAG GTTGATCAGCTGAAGCACAGGCTGAACAAGGTGGAGGAAGAGTGTAAGATGGAGAGGAGGCAGAGTCTCAAGCTGAAGAACGACATTGAGAACCGGCCGAAGAGAGAGCAGATCTTTGAGCTTGAAAGAGAGAACGAAATGCTCAAGATCAAACTACAGGAGCTACAGTCCATCATACAG CCTGGCCCACTACCTGCATCAGACAAGGCCATCGTTGACATTTTGGAGCATGACAGACAGGAAGCACTAGAAGACAGGCAGGATCTGGTCAACCGCCTCTACAACCTCCGCGAAGAAGTCCGACAGGCAGAGGAACTACGAGATAAG tacctggaggagaaggaggatcTGGAGCTGAAGTCCTCCACACTGCAGAAGGACTGTGAGATGTATAAGAAACGCATGGACACCATTACTGTACAGCTAGAGGAGGTGGAGAAGGAGAGGGACCAG GCGTTTCGAGCCAGAGACGAGGCCCAGCACCAATTCTCCCAGAGTCTCATTGACAAAGACAAATATCGCAAGCAGATCAGAGAGCTGGAGGAGAGGAGCGATGAACTCCATATCGAGATGGTACGCAAAGAAGCCAAGCTGGTCACCTTGGAGGCTCGGCTACGACGGCGGTCCAAGGACATTGCTTTGGATCAG AGTTTGCCGAGGGACCTGCCTCCGACCATCATCTCTCAAGCGGAGGACTTTAAACCCATCCAGGGCCAATCAGAATGGTCCAGTGATGAGTCACCAGAGGAGAAGTTGTCATCTGAGGAGCCTCGTCTCAAACGCAGACCCAACCTCAAGGCAGTG AACAGAGTTAAGTCTCCAGTCTGTTTACCCAAAGAAGTCAACCCGGAGGCCACTCAATCTGCAG CTCTGTCAGTCAACGGAGGAGATTTTCTGGAAATCCAGAGGCGAAACTCGAATGGCAACAgcatctccctccctccctccccgaGCATCCTGATGTCCCCCATATATACAcccttctccctctcctcctcctcctcctgccccAACCCACTAACCTCCAGTATGGTGGAACAGTCCAACAGGCCAAATATG CTGCGTTACCGTAACGACAGTATCCTGTCCACACTGCCTGAGCCACCAGAGAAAGCATCGCTTTAccgcagagagagggagaaggaacaTGACTTCCACCCCCGCAG CCTCTCGGACTATGATAGTGACAACATGGAAATGGAGTTGG AGGACGAACCGCACGGCCCACCTTCTATCCACTCATCTTCCTCGTCGCATCAGTCAGAAGGGATGGACAGTTATGACCTGGAGCAGGTCAACAATATCTTCAGGAAACTCTCTCTGGAGCG gCCGTTCCGTCCGTCTCTGTCCTCCTTCTCTAGGATCAGCGCTTCCCTGAAGCCGGTGCAGGAGCTGACGTTACTAGGCGACAACCTGCTGAGGGACATAACTTTGGTAGGTGGCAACGACAGCGGGATTTTCATCTCTTCTGTCCAGTCGGGCTCCATGGCTGAGAAGGCGGGGCTACGAGAGGGCCATCACCTCCTATTG CTTGAGGGCTGCATACGTGATGAGAACCAAAGCATTTCATTGGATACCAGCACTCAGGAAGAAGCCCATTGGACGCTGCAGCACTGCTCTGGACCAGTCAAGTTGCACTATCGAGCAAACTTTGACT CCTATCGTCGTCTTCAGAGGGACTTGGCGGAAGGCCCGCAGGTTTCTGGCGACTCCTTCTACATACGGGTCAACCTCAACATCTCCGCCCAATCAGACAGCTGCTCTCTGAGTGTGCGCTGTGATGAGGTGGTGCACGTGCTGGACACCAGGCACCAGGGCCACTGTGAGTGGCTATGCGCTCGTGTCGACCCCTACAACGGCTCCGACTTGGCCGAACGTGGCACCATACCCAGCAACTCACG ggcccAGCAGCTGCTCCTGGTAAAAATTCAGAAGTTAGTGTGTCGAGGCGGGAGAGATGAGAATGAAAGCCATCGCAGTAGG AGCAATTTACAGCCAGAAGAAGCCAGCCAGTCACCTGATCCTAAAGCCAGCCCACGCATGTCTAGAGCCAGCATCTTCCTCACTCAAATACTACAG TTTGTCAGCAGGGTGGATATCAAGTACAAGCGAATGAACAGCAGTGAGCGTGTGAGGATCATCAATTCAGGCAGTACACTACCCAGACAAGGTTTTGAGGCTCTTAGACCAGAAG ACACTGTCGACCCAGACAGTGAGCTGAGCAGGAGTTTGAACCTGATTCCCTACAGTCCCGTCACCCCCCAGCGGACCCAGAGGAGAAGACCGGTCCTGTTCTCTCCCAGTGCTCTAGCCAAAACCATTATCCAGAAAATACTCAACATGGGGGGAGCCATGGACTTTAATATCTGCAAACCAG ACACCCTGTCCAAAGACGAGTTTCATCTGAAACAGAATGTGGAGCCCTTCATTCACTACAAAGAGAAACACgccacatttgaatgcatcacCCGAGAAAACATAGAGGCTGTTGCTTCTAAG GGCAAACACTGCCTGCTGGAGGCTGAGCTGAGCTGCGTCAAAGACCTTCTGCGGAGAGAAATCTACCCAATCATTATCTACGTCAAGATCTGTGAGAAGAATGTCAAGAAGCTACG GAAGTTGCCTCTGCGCGTGGAGTCAGAGGAAGAGTTTGTGAAGTTGTGTCG
- the card11 gene encoding caspase recruitment domain-containing protein 11 isoform X3, with protein MENGTYDDVEALWEKVECKRYELCRTISPAKLTPYLRQCKVLDEQDEDEILNSMLLVSKANRTSRLLDILHTKGERGYVAFLESLEFYYPELYKLVTGKEPTRRFSTIVVEEGHEGLTQFLMNEVMKLQQQSKVKTLQHVELSRKNCTLEDEQKKLRLANQELQAFQQRNNKLREERNTYSDELLRVKDENYKLAMRYATLSEEKNMAVMRSRDLQLEVDQLKHRLNKVEEECKMERRQSLKLKNDIENRPKREQIFELERENEMLKIKLQELQSIIQPGPLPASDKAIVDILEHDRQEALEDRQDLVNRLYNLREEVRQAEELRDKYLEEKEDLELKSSTLQKDCEMYKKRMDTITVQLEEVEKERDQAFRARDEAQHQFSQSLIDKDKYRKQIRELEERSDELHIEMVRKEAKLVTLEARLRRRSKDIALDQQSLPRDLPPTIISQAEDFKPIQGQSEWSSDESPEEKLSSEEPRLKRRPNLKAVNRVKSPVCLPKEVNPEATQSAVNGGDFLEIQRRNSNGNSISLPPSPSILMSPIYTPFSLSSSSSCPNPLTSSMVEQSNRPNMLRYRNDSILSTLPEPPEKASLYRREREKEHDFHPRSLSDYDSDNMEMELEDEPHGPPSIHSSSSSHQSEGMDSYDLEQVNNIFRKLSLERPFRPSLSSFSRISASLKPVQELTLLGDNLLRDITLVGGNDSGIFISSVQSGSMAEKAGLREGHHLLLLEGCIRDENQSISLDTSTQEEAHWTLQHCSGPVKLHYRANFDSYRRLQRDLAEGPQVSGDSFYIRVNLNISAQSDSCSLSVRCDEVVHVLDTRHQGHCEWLCARVDPYNGSDLAERGTIPSNSRAQQLLLVKIQKLVCRGGRDENESHRSRSNLQPEEASQSPDPKASPRMSRASIFLTQILQFVSRVDIKYKRMNSSERVRIINSGSTLPRQGFEALRPEDTVDPDSELSRSLNLIPYSPVTPQRTQRRRPVLFSPSALAKTIIQKILNMGGAMDFNICKPDTLSKDEFHLKQNVEPFIHYKEKHATFECITRENIEAVASKGKHCLLEAELSCVKDLLRREIYPIIIYVKICEKNVKKLRKLPLRVESEEEFVKLCRAKLKELEGIPCLYASLEPEAWAGTDDLIKVIKDRILEEQKKTVWVEQDLL; from the exons ATGGAAAACGGGACATATGATGACGTGGAGGCGCTGTGGGAGAAGGTGGAGTGCAAACGTTACGAACTGTGTCGCACCATCTCCCCGGCAAAGCTCACCCCCTACCTCCGCCAGTGCAAAGTCCTGGATGAACAGGACGAGGATGAGATCCTCAACTCCATGCTGCTGGTCTCCAAAGCAAACCGCACAA GCCGTCTACTTGACATCCTGCACACTAAAGGAGAGCGGGGGTATGTGGCGTTTTTGGAAAGTCTGGAATTTTACTACCCTGAACTGTACAAGCTGGTCACAGGGAAGGAGCCCACGAGACGCTTCTCCACCATCGTAG TGGAGGAGGGTCACGAGGGTCTGACCCAGTTCCTGATGAACGAAGTGAtgaagctgcagcagcagtCCAAAGTCAAGACCCTGCAGCATGTGGAGCTCAGCAGGAAGAACTGCACCCTGGAGGATGAGCAGAAGAAGCTACGGCTGGCCAATCAGGAGCTTCAGGCCTTCCAACAGA GGAACAATAAGTTGAGAGAGGAAAGAAACACCTACAGCGACGAGCTGCTGAGGGTGAAGGATGAAAACTACAAACTGGCCATGAGGTACGCCACGCTGAGCGAGGAGAAGAACATGGCTGTGATGAGGAGCCGAGACCTGCAGCTAGAG GTTGATCAGCTGAAGCACAGGCTGAACAAGGTGGAGGAAGAGTGTAAGATGGAGAGGAGGCAGAGTCTCAAGCTGAAGAACGACATTGAGAACCGGCCGAAGAGAGAGCAGATCTTTGAGCTTGAAAGAGAGAACGAAATGCTCAAGATCAAACTACAGGAGCTACAGTCCATCATACAG CCTGGCCCACTACCTGCATCAGACAAGGCCATCGTTGACATTTTGGAGCATGACAGACAGGAAGCACTAGAAGACAGGCAGGATCTGGTCAACCGCCTCTACAACCTCCGCGAAGAAGTCCGACAGGCAGAGGAACTACGAGATAAG tacctggaggagaaggaggatcTGGAGCTGAAGTCCTCCACACTGCAGAAGGACTGTGAGATGTATAAGAAACGCATGGACACCATTACTGTACAGCTAGAGGAGGTGGAGAAGGAGAGGGACCAG GCGTTTCGAGCCAGAGACGAGGCCCAGCACCAATTCTCCCAGAGTCTCATTGACAAAGACAAATATCGCAAGCAGATCAGAGAGCTGGAGGAGAGGAGCGATGAACTCCATATCGAGATGGTACGCAAAGAAGCCAAGCTGGTCACCTTGGAGGCTCGGCTACGACGGCGGTCCAAGGACATTGCTTTGGATCAG CAGAGTTTGCCGAGGGACCTGCCTCCGACCATCATCTCTCAAGCGGAGGACTTTAAACCCATCCAGGGCCAATCAGAATGGTCCAGTGATGAGTCACCAGAGGAGAAGTTGTCATCTGAGGAGCCTCGTCTCAAACGCAGACCCAACCTCAAGGCAGTG AACAGAGTTAAGTCTCCAGTCTGTTTACCCAAAGAAGTCAACCCGGAGGCCACTCAATCTGCAG TCAACGGAGGAGATTTTCTGGAAATCCAGAGGCGAAACTCGAATGGCAACAgcatctccctccctccctccccgaGCATCCTGATGTCCCCCATATATACAcccttctccctctcctcctcctcctcctgccccAACCCACTAACCTCCAGTATGGTGGAACAGTCCAACAGGCCAAATATG CTGCGTTACCGTAACGACAGTATCCTGTCCACACTGCCTGAGCCACCAGAGAAAGCATCGCTTTAccgcagagagagggagaaggaacaTGACTTCCACCCCCGCAG CCTCTCGGACTATGATAGTGACAACATGGAAATGGAGTTGG AGGACGAACCGCACGGCCCACCTTCTATCCACTCATCTTCCTCGTCGCATCAGTCAGAAGGGATGGACAGTTATGACCTGGAGCAGGTCAACAATATCTTCAGGAAACTCTCTCTGGAGCG gCCGTTCCGTCCGTCTCTGTCCTCCTTCTCTAGGATCAGCGCTTCCCTGAAGCCGGTGCAGGAGCTGACGTTACTAGGCGACAACCTGCTGAGGGACATAACTTTGGTAGGTGGCAACGACAGCGGGATTTTCATCTCTTCTGTCCAGTCGGGCTCCATGGCTGAGAAGGCGGGGCTACGAGAGGGCCATCACCTCCTATTG CTTGAGGGCTGCATACGTGATGAGAACCAAAGCATTTCATTGGATACCAGCACTCAGGAAGAAGCCCATTGGACGCTGCAGCACTGCTCTGGACCAGTCAAGTTGCACTATCGAGCAAACTTTGACT CCTATCGTCGTCTTCAGAGGGACTTGGCGGAAGGCCCGCAGGTTTCTGGCGACTCCTTCTACATACGGGTCAACCTCAACATCTCCGCCCAATCAGACAGCTGCTCTCTGAGTGTGCGCTGTGATGAGGTGGTGCACGTGCTGGACACCAGGCACCAGGGCCACTGTGAGTGGCTATGCGCTCGTGTCGACCCCTACAACGGCTCCGACTTGGCCGAACGTGGCACCATACCCAGCAACTCACG ggcccAGCAGCTGCTCCTGGTAAAAATTCAGAAGTTAGTGTGTCGAGGCGGGAGAGATGAGAATGAAAGCCATCGCAGTAGG AGCAATTTACAGCCAGAAGAAGCCAGCCAGTCACCTGATCCTAAAGCCAGCCCACGCATGTCTAGAGCCAGCATCTTCCTCACTCAAATACTACAG TTTGTCAGCAGGGTGGATATCAAGTACAAGCGAATGAACAGCAGTGAGCGTGTGAGGATCATCAATTCAGGCAGTACACTACCCAGACAAGGTTTTGAGGCTCTTAGACCAGAAG ACACTGTCGACCCAGACAGTGAGCTGAGCAGGAGTTTGAACCTGATTCCCTACAGTCCCGTCACCCCCCAGCGGACCCAGAGGAGAAGACCGGTCCTGTTCTCTCCCAGTGCTCTAGCCAAAACCATTATCCAGAAAATACTCAACATGGGGGGAGCCATGGACTTTAATATCTGCAAACCAG ACACCCTGTCCAAAGACGAGTTTCATCTGAAACAGAATGTGGAGCCCTTCATTCACTACAAAGAGAAACACgccacatttgaatgcatcacCCGAGAAAACATAGAGGCTGTTGCTTCTAAG GGCAAACACTGCCTGCTGGAGGCTGAGCTGAGCTGCGTCAAAGACCTTCTGCGGAGAGAAATCTACCCAATCATTATCTACGTCAAGATCTGTGAGAAGAATGTCAAGAAGCTACG GAAGTTGCCTCTGCGCGTGGAGTCAGAGGAAGAGTTTGTGAAGTTGTGTCG